A part of Actinobaculum sp. 313 genomic DNA contains:
- a CDS encoding lanthionine synthetase LanC family protein, producing the protein MTLAFAQPLVSTTLDTDDYLTAALEIAAYLRHNEVITPEGKYWKVSPEPGNDYVGDLMLTQKGLYGGSAGIGQFFVQLYEATGDEQWLAEAKQAAAYILATYEGPAFFSGILTGPVDGIWPVAGWGTSVYVGPAGQGIFLEQLYEKTGDTRYRDFLLTTADDAIAAATRDEHGLHWSDAIDLMSDGGYAFFFLYVYRKTGENRYLQAAEDVIAYTRTRRVAADVGGAYYKTVDLRLVGWESEETVFPNYSHGAAGIAYLNALAYEATGKQHYLDAATEVVDFLAAIAAGDSDGALIPYLYNPQRGNFKEFYYLSTCHGPVGTTILFRKLYDTTADQQYLEWIDILTKGVLQLGAPLVHSKGYWNSYCLCCGAPGLLIHFVKTAEKLGRPEYLEQARHTARKLLGDSWNDADGRRWYAAWTRKLPGLVETYTGLYAGAAGAGSALLYLYARDRGIALSETVDYLFLR; encoded by the coding sequence ATGACGCTGGCATTTGCGCAACCTTTGGTGAGCACGACGCTGGACACCGACGACTACCTGACGGCCGCTCTGGAAATTGCCGCCTATCTGCGTCATAACGAGGTCATAACACCGGAAGGCAAATACTGGAAGGTAAGCCCGGAACCAGGCAATGACTACGTGGGTGACCTGATGCTTACCCAGAAGGGCCTGTACGGCGGATCGGCTGGAATCGGCCAGTTCTTCGTTCAGCTTTACGAGGCGACCGGCGATGAACAATGGCTTGCGGAGGCGAAGCAGGCTGCCGCATATATCCTGGCGACCTACGAAGGTCCTGCTTTCTTCTCAGGCATACTGACCGGGCCTGTCGACGGTATTTGGCCCGTCGCGGGCTGGGGAACAAGTGTGTATGTGGGCCCGGCGGGCCAAGGAATCTTCTTGGAGCAGCTCTACGAAAAGACGGGGGATACGCGGTACCGTGATTTCCTTCTCACAACGGCCGACGACGCGATTGCGGCGGCTACGCGGGACGAGCACGGTCTGCACTGGAGTGATGCCATCGACCTGATGTCCGACGGCGGCTACGCCTTCTTCTTCCTATACGTCTATCGCAAAACAGGGGAGAACCGTTACCTGCAAGCGGCCGAGGATGTCATCGCCTATACGCGCACACGGCGCGTGGCGGCCGACGTCGGAGGTGCCTACTACAAAACCGTCGATTTGCGGCTGGTGGGATGGGAGTCCGAAGAGACGGTCTTCCCGAACTACTCGCACGGTGCCGCCGGTATTGCCTATCTCAACGCTCTGGCATATGAGGCCACCGGTAAGCAGCACTACCTCGACGCGGCGACGGAGGTGGTGGATTTCCTGGCGGCCATTGCAGCAGGAGATAGTGACGGAGCATTGATTCCGTACCTGTATAACCCGCAGCGGGGAAACTTCAAGGAGTTCTACTACCTCTCCACCTGCCACGGGCCGGTCGGCACCACCATATTGTTCCGCAAGCTCTACGACACTACGGCCGACCAGCAGTATCTCGAGTGGATCGACATACTGACCAAGGGCGTGCTGCAACTCGGTGCGCCTCTGGTCCACTCAAAGGGGTACTGGAACAGCTACTGCCTGTGCTGCGGCGCGCCGGGTCTGCTCATCCACTTTGTGAAAACGGCTGAGAAACTCGGGCGACCGGAATACCTGGAGCAGGCACGACATACGGCACGTAAGCTGCTCGGCGACTCGTGGAATGACGCAGACGGAAGGCGCTGGTACGCCGCTTGGACCCGCAAACTTCCTGGGCTTGTCGAGACATACACCGGGCTGTACGCCGGTGCGGCGGGCGCCGGTAGTGCGCTGCTGTATCTCTACGCGCGGGATCGGGGAATCGCACTCAGTGAAACGGTGGATTACCTATTCCTACGTTGA
- a CDS encoding alpha/beta hydrolase: MIRTVMPLDDVVGASARAHKPATSLPGAPGTAASVEILSWDRELVSKSGTPQWPGGRPMVVVIPGGSYQYCSPREADPVALRFLAAGYNVAVLRYRVGADSRYPLPLRDLAAALVVIRENAEELGTDPERIVLCGFSAGGHLAATFASTVAADWAGVGAGRGGEGAGRGECDAAHTSGPVRSSREVDIGGGELVQTRRIVPADPSDSTTGWTAELASADRVHTQGGLAAHLGILGVILGYPVVDFHALEEYYQHSDGLESTSGRVGAMLADYRPEADPAVLAGPHTPPTFIFTTGTDEIIPAVHTMNYARRLADYGVPVELHVYSSGLHGLSVADATACVEEDYPARVGGWIEAALAWVSELFSLR; the protein is encoded by the coding sequence ATGATCCGAACCGTTATGCCATTGGACGACGTCGTCGGCGCATCCGCCCGCGCACACAAGCCCGCTACGAGCCTTCCCGGCGCACCGGGTACTGCGGCAAGCGTGGAGATTCTCAGCTGGGACAGGGAACTGGTATCGAAGAGCGGTACGCCGCAGTGGCCGGGTGGTCGGCCCATGGTGGTAGTGATCCCGGGCGGGAGTTATCAATACTGTTCACCGCGCGAGGCCGATCCGGTGGCGCTGCGATTCCTGGCCGCGGGATATAACGTGGCGGTGCTGCGCTACCGGGTGGGCGCCGACTCCCGCTACCCCTTGCCCTTGCGGGATCTAGCGGCGGCGCTGGTGGTTATCCGTGAAAATGCGGAGGAGTTGGGGACCGACCCCGAACGAATCGTATTGTGCGGGTTCTCGGCGGGTGGCCATCTCGCGGCAACGTTTGCCTCCACCGTTGCCGCAGACTGGGCGGGAGTCGGCGCTGGCCGGGGAGGAGAAGGTGCGGGTCGAGGAGAATGTGACGCTGCGCATACCTCAGGTCCCGTTCGCTCCAGCCGGGAGGTCGATATTGGTGGGGGTGAGTTGGTGCAGACGCGCCGAATCGTGCCTGCGGATCCGTCCGATTCGACTACTGGGTGGACCGCGGAGCTCGCATCGGCTGACCGTGTGCACACGCAAGGAGGTCTTGCGGCCCACCTCGGCATTCTCGGAGTGATTCTCGGATATCCGGTAGTGGATTTCCACGCGCTGGAGGAGTACTACCAGCACAGCGACGGCCTAGAATCGACATCCGGCCGAGTGGGTGCCATGCTCGCCGACTACCGGCCAGAAGCAGACCCCGCGGTGCTGGCAGGCCCACATACTCCGCCCACTTTCATCTTCACAACGGGAACGGATGAGATTATTCCGGCCGTGCACACCATGAACTATGCGCGGCGGCTCGCCGACTACGGCGTTCCGGTAGAGCTACACGTGTATTCCTCGGGATTACACGGATTGTCAGTGGCGGATGCGACTGCTTGCGTGGAGGAAGACTACCCGGCGAGGGTGGGAGGATGGATCGAGGCTGCACTGGCCTGGGTCAGTGAACTGTTCAGCCTGCGGTGA
- a CDS encoding NAD(P)H-dependent oxidoreductase — protein MGEVMTVDPKKYLFINTSANRDGKTAELGTALLEDLPSERIDLIDYRIGFFGQEFADDEYEVVFEKVIASDVVVLGSPVYTDNMSAAARAFLERLECHPRAKELAGRAIAFIIQGYQVGPTLLEAAVNTVKNAAEPQGMTYLGAASDMVELAELREKFDD, from the coding sequence ATGGGAGAAGTAATGACCGTTGACCCGAAAAAATACTTATTCATCAACACGAGCGCCAACCGTGACGGCAAGACTGCAGAACTGGGCACCGCCCTGTTGGAGGATCTGCCTTCCGAGCGGATTGATCTCATCGACTATAGGATCGGCTTCTTCGGCCAGGAATTCGCCGACGACGAGTACGAGGTCGTTTTCGAAAAGGTGATCGCCAGCGACGTCGTCGTACTGGGCAGCCCGGTATACACGGACAATATGAGTGCCGCCGCGCGGGCCTTCCTTGAACGGCTGGAGTGCCATCCCCGCGCCAAGGAGCTTGCCGGGCGGGCGATCGCCTTTATTATCCAGGGGTATCAGGTTGGCCCAACACTTCTTGAAGCAGCGGTGAACACGGTCAAGAACGCAGCCGAACCGCAGGGCATGACCTACCTGGGCGCTGCAAGCGATATGGTGGAACTGGCCGAGCTTCGCGAGAAGTTCGACGACTAG